One segment of Candidatus Poribacteria bacterium DNA contains the following:
- a CDS encoding RNA polymerase sigma factor: MEREDDVQLIRKILLGDDAAFGTLVEKYQKSVHTLVWGKIGDYHYAEEIMQDVFLKAYKKLPTLKNPNQFAGWLHVMANRLCIDWIRKQTRIRQQQPTMQSLEGARLEEIEESSYIHYMSEQWMTERTEYCHEFVQKLLEKLPENERTVVTLYYLDEMPTKEISKFLGVSVNTIASRLHRARKRLQADQEFLGHSELSDNLKENIMNQLAQLRSKFDAFMEQVKSDPASREDILKEAANEIEDALKGEITPELVHLVVDDMYSRMGSLGMEKRVPLLRKYMDNAPDDTERYWSHKSLVHSLAFLRRNREAIEEQMRLYRWACKQSEKYVLRIVSNLTTAGCWKAEGRIDDWLKLYNEASERLENPEVSQYSRCMFLQFGAEILRRNDRLKEALLEIEKLERANGKPGWRSYFRFWLAIRENRLLLYSKQENWDRLDQVYTETNTFIEGELKKLDAGFPVNTYELIWAAHNIGCCLVWSKKYNEAKPLLQLAIDLENWNEHSHFMLAVSIWASEKNREKTLHHLKVAQDKYVVTTYNYLNSYYPEFLETPEFSDVKDDPEFLKVLGQK; encoded by the coding sequence GTGGAAAGAGAAGACGATGTTCAACTAATCCGCAAAATTTTATTGGGCGATGATGCTGCGTTTGGGACCTTGGTCGAAAAGTACCAAAAGAGCGTTCATACCCTTGTGTGGGGGAAGATCGGCGATTATCACTATGCGGAAGAGATTATGCAAGATGTCTTCCTTAAGGCATACAAAAAACTTCCGACCCTCAAGAATCCAAATCAATTTGCCGGGTGGCTCCATGTCATGGCAAATCGGCTTTGCATTGATTGGATACGAAAGCAAACGCGGATACGGCAGCAACAACCTACCATGCAATCGCTGGAGGGTGCCCGTCTGGAAGAAATCGAGGAATCCTCTTATATACATTATATGTCGGAACAGTGGATGACAGAGAGAACGGAGTACTGCCATGAGTTTGTCCAAAAACTTTTGGAAAAACTGCCAGAAAATGAACGCACGGTCGTAACACTCTACTATCTTGACGAAATGCCAACGAAAGAGATCAGCAAATTCTTGGGGGTGTCGGTCAACACAATCGCAAGTCGACTCCACCGAGCGCGAAAGCGTCTACAAGCAGATCAAGAATTCCTTGGTCATTCAGAATTATCAGATAACCTGAAGGAGAATATTATGAATCAATTAGCGCAACTTCGCAGCAAGTTCGATGCATTCATGGAACAAGTAAAATCTGACCCTGCATCAAGAGAGGATATTCTTAAGGAGGCAGCCAACGAGATTGAAGATGCGCTTAAGGGTGAAATCACACCTGAGTTGGTGCATCTTGTAGTTGATGATATGTACTCGCGTATGGGTAGTCTCGGCATGGAAAAACGGGTGCCTTTACTCCGTAAGTATATGGATAACGCGCCAGATGATACAGAACGTTACTGGTCGCATAAATCTTTAGTGCATAGCCTTGCTTTTCTTCGGAGAAACCGAGAAGCTATTGAGGAGCAGATGCGTCTTTACCGTTGGGCATGCAAGCAGTCAGAAAAATATGTGTTGCGGATTGTTTCCAATCTGACCACTGCTGGCTGTTGGAAAGCGGAAGGTCGTATTGATGACTGGCTTAAACTTTACAATGAGGCATCTGAACGCTTAGAGAACCCTGAAGTGAGTCAGTACAGTCGTTGCATGTTTCTGCAATTCGGAGCAGAGATATTACGAAGGAACGACAGGTTAAAGGAGGCACTTCTTGAAATAGAAAAGTTGGAACGTGCCAATGGCAAACCCGGTTGGAGGAGTTATTTTAGGTTCTGGTTGGCTATAAGAGAGAATCGACTGCTGTTGTATAGCAAACAGGAAAATTGGGATCGTCTCGATCAAGTCTATACGGAAACGAACACATTTATTGAAGGAGAGTTGAAAAAACTGGATGCAGGTTTTCCTGTAAATACTTACGAACTTATTTGGGCTGCTCACAATATTGGTTGTTGTCTGGTATGGTCGAAGAAGTATAACGAGGCGAAACCTTTGTTACAACTCGCCATCGATTTGGAAAATTGGAATGAACATAGTCACTTCATGCTCGCTGTGAGCATCTGGGCATCTGAGAAAAATCGAGAGAAGACTTTACACCATTTGAAGGTCGCTCAGGACAAGTATGTGGTTACCACCTACAATTATCTGAATAGCTACTATCCGGAATTTCTTGAGACTCCCGAATTTTCAGATGTTAAGGATGATCCAGAGTTTCTGAAGGTTCTGGGGCAGAAGTAA